The following proteins are co-located in the Vallicoccus soli genome:
- a CDS encoding dihydrofolate reductase family protein, translating into MTARTPRPFTGCVFIATSLDGCIARPDGDIDWLTSRGRDAGETGYDAFIAGIDCLVMGRATYEKALTFDAWPYDGRTVLVLSRRAEAGADPRVQVVRDVPEAVDAIVARGARRVYVDGGGAVRSFLAAGLVQELTITTAPVLLGAGLPLFGPLEADVALEHRSTSVLGAGFVQSTYAVVH; encoded by the coding sequence ATGACCGCTCGCACCCCCCGCCCGTTCACCGGCTGCGTCTTCATCGCGACGAGCCTCGACGGGTGCATCGCGCGCCCCGACGGCGACATCGACTGGCTCACCAGCCGCGGCCGCGACGCCGGCGAGACCGGCTACGACGCCTTCATCGCCGGGATCGACTGCCTCGTCATGGGCCGCGCCACGTACGAGAAGGCCCTCACCTTCGACGCCTGGCCCTACGACGGGCGGACCGTGCTCGTCCTCAGCCGGCGCGCCGAGGCCGGTGCGGACCCCCGGGTGCAGGTGGTGCGGGACGTGCCGGAGGCCGTCGACGCGATCGTCGCGCGGGGGGCGCGCCGGGTGTACGTGGACGGCGGCGGTGCGGTCCGCTCGTTCCTCGCCGCCGGGCTCGTGCAGGAGCTCACCATCACCACCGCCCCCGTCCTGCTCGGCGCCGGCCTCCCCCTGTTCGGCCCGCTCGAGGCCGACGTGGCGCTCGAGCACCGGTCGACGAGCGTCCTGGGGGCGGGCTTCGTGCAGTCCACGTACGCCGTGGTGCACTGA